Proteins encoded together in one Lathyrus oleraceus cultivar Zhongwan6 chromosome 5, CAAS_Psat_ZW6_1.0, whole genome shotgun sequence window:
- the LOC127083244 gene encoding extensin-2-like, giving the protein MRFTTVEMHQSDRVKLQFGMHQEIPGPPMSMEPWHLKKVSHQWYAQNWKEFTKEFRKMWKDRAHYVLQFPVAPNEMKPTREYVEWYRANTNPEMIVSDPFYLDDPRMQQPYFQQQQPPQYSQQQQPPPYYQQQPPQPFYQQQPPPPYYQQQPPPPYYQQQQPQHMSTPQPNQQYIPQTQSQYHEDYQQQTQHSHHHQQS; this is encoded by the coding sequence atgcggttcaccactgtggagatgcaccaaagtgaccgtgtcaagcttcaattcggaatgcatcaagaaatcccaggccccccaatgtctatggaaccttggcatctaaaaaaagtcagccaccagtggtatgcccaaaattggaaggaatttaCTAAGGAGTTTCgaaaaatgtggaaagaccgtgcccactatgttctacaatttccggtggcgcccaacgaaatgaagccgacaagggaatatgtggaatggtatagagcaaataccaatccagaaatgattgtgtctgacccgttctatttggacgatccccggatgcaacagccatatttccaacaacaacaaccaccacagtattcccaacaacaacaaccaccaccttattaccaacaacaaccaccacaaccattttaccaacaacaaccaccaccaccttattaccaacaacaaccaccaccaccatattatcaacaacaacaaccacaacacatgtccaccccccaaccaaatcaacaatacataccacaaactcaatcccaataccatgaagactaccaacaacaaactcaacattcccaccaccatcaacagtcctaa
- the LOC127083245 gene encoding protein MAINTENANCE OF MERISTEMS-like, translating into MSLLTMGQEHRGTRANIASFDPKKFRQRSHPMPYPDPWCVPYIERGGFGHVMHVVNATIDAKFILALCERWRPETHTFHLPTGECTVTLEDVYMLLGLRIDGKPVTGNVQQPNQICVQMLGVDLVEGEGSTKARGQGIKLSSLQLYHDSITLTEESSEQEKS; encoded by the exons atgtcgcttcttaccatgggccaagaacacagaggaactagggcaaacattgcctcattc gatcccaagaaatttcgtcaacgttcacacccaatgccttatccagacccatggtgcgtaccttacatagagcgtgggggtttcggtcatgtaatgcatgtcgtaaatgccaccattgatgccaaattcattttggctctgtgtgaacgttggagacctgagacacacacctttcacctaccaactggtgaatgtaccgtcacattagaggacgtgtacatgcttttaggtcttagaatagatggtaagcctgtgaccggaaatgttcaacagcctaaccaaatatgtgttcaaatgttgggggtagatctggtcgagggtgaggggtctaccaaagcaaggggtcagggtattaaattatctagcctacagttgtaccacgactccataactttgactgaggaatcctccgaacaagaaaagtcataa